In Moorena sp. SIOASIH, the following proteins share a genomic window:
- a CDS encoding AAA family ATPase has translation MENYRLVSVKIKGFRGFPEQAGEREFRFDQACTLIVGAQGGGKSSTLNAIEWCLFGKDVANKSATKIEERKNWLVKNQSSRETTVEVIFEGNGEILKVYRSDRKRRGNPKFYYQINNGLCHEDESELRVILGVELSDYMSCVYLHQETISALLIQEPRERKNALDRLMGLTDWRNLLDGIKRAKAQEEFKKIDQEFSQIISKIETAKAIKENDLGLAEEEAIFHDIPLSQLSLNGAKAICQGVEKAVETFAKDYGLLVPSLPKYQTTDDLERFVDGGKEAIKQLRNAQPDWERQKELLNQQSELNRLKANVETKVMELNQKENEIQQLEAQYGTLSGVVAKKNQVEQEELPANKASRDTINNRAGIIIETLKFLDSVQEDKSQNCPVCSTPINPVQLRQELASWQQDMALQLKPIQKEIRELETAVEDLQRLIKTFERLQRERLDKDKGLQQAKNAIAVALETEINDSAHALALLNQAITEVDQELARIRTAVEQSNQRIDSIDQDLENIKRIITVLRYRQEVDNLFSIQDCPEYKEVEGAKADLEAFCDRLLTISEAVQEVLGNSAKEKIDATRAAISSIYRQLAHRSDFPDIEIDPDKYEVMAVGYGESEVALRLLNKGDINCAALSIFLALATSEQLTHNIGFMVLDDPSQNLDPVHKERLAQVLDQVLDKKQLIIATSEDDFVEQLSFKLTKPNKLYRLGQWTPTRGPTIEGNG, from the coding sequence ATGGAAAACTATCGACTGGTATCAGTCAAGATAAAGGGGTTTAGAGGCTTTCCTGAACAAGCCGGAGAACGGGAATTTCGGTTTGATCAAGCCTGCACATTAATTGTAGGAGCTCAGGGGGGAGGCAAAAGTAGTACCCTGAATGCGATTGAGTGGTGCCTATTTGGCAAAGATGTCGCTAATAAAAGTGCTACTAAAATTGAAGAGCGCAAGAATTGGTTAGTGAAAAACCAATCTTCAAGGGAGACTACTGTCGAAGTTATCTTTGAAGGCAATGGCGAAATACTGAAGGTGTATCGGAGTGACCGCAAACGTCGTGGTAATCCCAAGTTTTACTATCAGATTAATAATGGTTTGTGTCATGAAGATGAATCTGAATTGCGGGTGATACTGGGTGTAGAATTGTCTGACTACATGAGTTGTGTGTACCTACATCAAGAAACTATCAGTGCGCTACTGATTCAGGAACCAAGAGAGCGCAAAAATGCTCTGGATCGCCTCATGGGTTTGACGGATTGGCGCAATTTATTGGATGGAATTAAGCGAGCTAAAGCCCAGGAAGAGTTTAAAAAAATTGATCAAGAGTTTAGTCAGATTATCAGCAAAATAGAGACAGCAAAAGCGATTAAGGAAAATGACTTAGGTCTAGCGGAAGAAGAGGCAATCTTTCATGATATTCCCCTGAGCCAACTATCCCTCAATGGAGCAAAAGCTATTTGCCAAGGGGTTGAAAAGGCAGTGGAGACCTTTGCCAAAGACTATGGATTGCTGGTGCCGTCTTTACCAAAATACCAAACTACTGATGATTTGGAACGGTTTGTAGATGGTGGTAAGGAGGCAATTAAACAATTACGTAATGCTCAGCCCGACTGGGAACGGCAGAAAGAATTGCTGAATCAGCAAAGTGAATTAAATCGTTTGAAAGCTAACGTTGAAACCAAGGTGATGGAACTCAACCAAAAAGAAAACGAGATTCAGCAACTGGAAGCTCAATACGGCACGCTATCAGGAGTTGTGGCAAAAAAAAATCAAGTTGAACAAGAAGAGTTACCGGCCAATAAAGCGAGTCGAGACACTATCAACAATCGTGCCGGTATCATTATCGAAACCCTGAAATTTCTGGATTCAGTACAGGAAGATAAATCACAGAATTGTCCCGTTTGCTCTACACCAATTAATCCAGTTCAGTTGCGTCAGGAATTAGCATCCTGGCAGCAAGACATGGCGTTACAGCTAAAACCGATTCAGAAGGAGATTCGGGAATTAGAAACAGCAGTAGAGGATTTACAGAGACTGATTAAAACCTTTGAGCGGTTGCAACGGGAACGGTTAGATAAGGATAAAGGATTACAACAAGCAAAAAATGCGATCGCAGTAGCTTTAGAAACAGAAATTAATGACTCGGCTCACGCTCTGGCTCTGCTCAATCAAGCCATTACTGAAGTAGATCAGGAATTAGCCAGGATTCGCACCGCCGTTGAGCAAAGTAATCAGCGTATCGATAGCATTGATCAAGACTTGGAAAATATTAAACGGATTATTACTGTCCTGCGTTATCGCCAAGAGGTAGATAATTTGTTTTCGATTCAAGATTGCCCTGAATATAAAGAGGTTGAAGGAGCAAAAGCTGACTTGGAAGCCTTCTGTGACCGATTGTTAACTATTAGTGAAGCTGTACAGGAAGTGCTAGGAAACTCAGCTAAAGAGAAAATCGATGCTACCAGAGCAGCAATTTCTAGTATATATCGTCAGCTGGCCCATCGCAGTGACTTTCCAGATATTGAGATTGACCCAGACAAATATGAAGTGATGGCGGTGGGATATGGAGAGTCAGAAGTTGCCTTACGACTGTTGAACAAGGGTGATATAAATTGTGCTGCTTTGAGTATATTTTTAGCCCTAGCAACTTCAGAGCAATTGACTCATAATATCGGTTTCATGGTGCTAGATGACCCGTCGCAAAATCTAGACCCAGTCCATAAAGAACGGTTGGCTCAGGTCTTGGATCAGGTATTGGATAAAAAACAATTAATTATTGCAACTTCAGAAGATGATTTCGTCGAGCAGCTAAGTTTCAAGCTAACTAAGCCCAACAAACTCTACCGATTGGGACAGTGGACACCAACTCGTGGACCAACTATCGAGGGTAATGGGTAA
- a CDS encoding PD-(D/E)XK nuclease family protein translates to MFPPAPVTRLSQGQLNVLETCPRKFQHIYFDQLGTPVSPEQQERLTWGSRFHLLMQQRELGLPVTSLVEEDTQLDYWLTGLVNAAPELSHPEPESFREAEHCRTLYFQGYLFTVIYDLLIAGEDSAQILDWKTYPQPKNREWLGQDWQTRLYLYVLAETSDYWPEQISMSYWFVKSQPSPQSLKFTYNSAQHQKTREDLTQLLTQLAGWLQGYQDQGLAFPQVAASLGRCGDCTFAVRCQRYGNRLSNDSTELLPDLADIQEVSL, encoded by the coding sequence GTGTTTCCTCCTGCACCTGTGACTCGTCTATCCCAAGGACAGCTGAACGTATTAGAAACCTGTCCCCGTAAGTTCCAACACATTTACTTTGACCAGTTGGGAACACCCGTGTCTCCCGAACAACAAGAGCGTCTTACTTGGGGAAGCCGCTTTCACCTACTAATGCAACAGCGGGAACTTGGGTTACCAGTCACATCCTTAGTAGAAGAGGATACCCAACTCGACTACTGGCTGACTGGTTTAGTCAATGCCGCACCAGAACTTTCCCACCCAGAGCCTGAAAGCTTCCGGGAAGCGGAACATTGCCGAACCCTGTATTTCCAAGGTTATCTATTTACAGTTATCTATGACTTATTAATTGCAGGGGAAGACTCGGCTCAAATTCTTGATTGGAAGACCTATCCTCAACCTAAAAACCGCGAGTGGTTAGGCCAAGACTGGCAAACACGCCTGTATCTCTACGTCTTAGCGGAAACTAGCGATTATTGGCCAGAACAAATTTCCATGAGTTACTGGTTTGTCAAATCCCAACCCTCTCCCCAGAGTCTTAAATTTACCTACAATAGCGCACAACACCAGAAAACTAGGGAGGATTTGACTCAGTTGTTGACCCAGTTGGCTGGGTGGCTACAAGGGTACCAAGATCAAGGTTTAGCTTTTCCTCAAGTAGCAGCATCCCTTGGTCGATGTGGTGATTGTACTTTTGCAGTGCGTTGTCAGCGTTACGGGAATAGGTTGAGCAACGATAGTACGGAATTACTACCCGATTTAGCTGATATCCAAGAAGTTTCCCTTTGA
- a CDS encoding Nif11-like leader peptide family natural product precursor produces MSLENVKAFYERLATDQAFRGKIQGVKSKDECREIVQGAGYDFTQEELEDYTGQLLESSAAEDGLRDLDQQELEAVFGGASQVMGIKGGNQQIYGVIWPPLQLMYGVVIDDTI; encoded by the coding sequence ATGTCTTTAGAAAATGTTAAAGCCTTCTACGAAAGGCTAGCCACTGATCAAGCATTCCGTGGGAAAATTCAAGGAGTAAAGAGTAAAGATGAATGTCGCGAAATTGTGCAAGGCGCTGGCTATGACTTCACCCAAGAGGAGCTTGAAGACTATACTGGCCAATTGTTGGAGTCAAGTGCTGCTGAGGATGGTCTGAGGGATCTTGATCAACAAGAACTAGAAGCTGTTTTTGGTGGGGCTAGTCAAGTTATGGGCATAAAGGGAGGTAATCAGCAAATTTATGGGGTTATTTGGCCGCCGCTTCAGCTGATGTATGGTGTTGTCATAGACGATACTATCTAA
- a CDS encoding nif11-class peptide radical SAM maturase 3, translated as MTYRRISYAVWEITLKCNLACQHCGSRAGHTRAKELSTTEALDMVRQLADVGITEVTLIGGEAFLRPDWLDIAKAITSAGMVCGMTTGGFGISLDTARRMKDAGIRVVSVSVDGLEVTHDRLRGRKGSWQWAFKTMSHLKEAGIPFGCNTQINRLSAPEFPQIYERIRDAGVFAWQIQLTVPMGNAADNSEILLQPYELLDVYPMIARVARRAFREGVKVQAGNNIGYYGPYERLLRGRGEENPWAFWQGCNAGLSSLGIEADGAIKGCPSLPTSAYTGGNIRDHSLRKIVEETEELRFNLGADTPKGTDHLWGFCKSCEFAQLCRGGCSWTAHVFFDRRGNNPYCHHRALTQEKQGIRERVEIKHRAQGNPFDNGEFVLIEEPIDAPWPENDPLHFSADRILWPKGWQEEEELVPSLASTSG; from the coding sequence ATGACATATCGCAGAATTAGTTATGCCGTCTGGGAAATCACCCTTAAGTGCAATTTAGCCTGTCAACACTGTGGTTCTCGGGCTGGTCATACCAGGGCTAAAGAACTTTCCACTACAGAAGCCTTAGACATGGTCAGACAACTGGCCGACGTTGGGATTACAGAAGTCACCTTAATTGGAGGTGAAGCCTTTCTGCGTCCTGACTGGCTCGATATTGCCAAAGCGATTACTTCCGCTGGAATGGTCTGTGGCATGACCACTGGAGGGTTTGGGATTAGCTTAGATACAGCCCGCCGGATGAAAGACGCTGGGATTCGAGTAGTTTCTGTGTCGGTGGATGGTTTAGAAGTCACACACGACCGGTTGCGGGGTAGGAAAGGTTCTTGGCAATGGGCGTTTAAGACCATGAGCCATCTCAAAGAGGCCGGTATCCCCTTTGGTTGTAACACTCAAATTAATCGCCTCAGTGCACCAGAGTTTCCCCAGATTTACGAGCGCATCCGGGATGCAGGAGTCTTCGCTTGGCAAATTCAGTTGACTGTACCCATGGGGAATGCGGCGGATAATAGTGAGATTCTGCTGCAACCCTATGAGTTGCTAGATGTGTACCCGATGATAGCGCGGGTGGCCCGTCGGGCTTTTCGGGAAGGGGTCAAGGTTCAAGCTGGTAATAATATTGGTTACTATGGTCCCTATGAACGACTGCTGCGGGGACGGGGAGAGGAGAATCCTTGGGCATTTTGGCAGGGGTGCAATGCTGGACTATCTAGCTTAGGCATCGAAGCCGATGGTGCTATCAAAGGTTGTCCCTCATTGCCGACTTCGGCCTACACTGGAGGTAATATCCGAGACCACTCCCTACGTAAAATTGTTGAAGAGACCGAGGAGTTGCGGTTTAATCTAGGAGCTGATACTCCTAAAGGTACAGACCATCTGTGGGGTTTCTGCAAGAGTTGTGAATTTGCTCAACTGTGTCGTGGTGGCTGCAGTTGGACTGCTCATGTTTTCTTTGACCGCAGAGGGAATAATCCTTACTGTCACCACCGCGCTCTTACTCAGGAGAAACAGGGTATTCGGGAGCGAGTTGAAATCAAGCATCGCGCCCAAGGTAACCCTTTTGATAATGGCGAATTTGTTCTGATCGAGGAACCAATAGATGCTCCTTGGCCAGAGAATGATCCACTTCACTTTAGTGCTGATCGTATACTTTGGCCAAAAGGTTGGCAGGAAGAAGAGGAGTTGGTGCCATCGTTAGCTAGTACTAGTGGTTAA
- the iscB gene encoding RNA-guided endonuclease IscB: MQNYVFVIDTNKQPLNPISPKKARRLLDKGKAAVFRMYPFTIILKTAVDNPTISPCQIKIDPGSRFTGFALVQNNQVIWAMELEHRGGLIKKKLEARSAVRRGRRNRHTRYRKPRFLNRRRSEGWLAPSLKHRVLTIETWVKRLIKFCPINEIWVERVKFDTQKMQNPEISGVAYQQGELAGYEVREYLLEKWGRECAYCGKQNVPLQIEHIHPKSKGGSDSAKPTLRERVSNLCLACEKCNQRKGNKPIEEFLKKKPSLLQKIKSKAKQPLKDAAAVNTTRNKLVKVLRSVKPVVTGTGAQTKYNRTRLGFPKQHWIDAACVGDIEMLTLKTSQPLLVTCIGPGGRQKAALNKYGYPVRHNPLKPIKGWITGDIAKHQKLGIGKVTPRTKGSFGFTPLGMKGYKSCKPQDISAIHRKDGYTYSFCELLPESSRKWSS; this comes from the coding sequence ATGCAAAATTACGTATTTGTTATTGACACAAACAAACAACCATTAAATCCGATATCTCCTAAGAAGGCGCGCCGGTTGTTAGATAAGGGTAAAGCTGCTGTTTTTAGGATGTATCCATTTACAATCATCTTAAAAACTGCGGTCGATAATCCAACTATCTCACCTTGTCAAATCAAGATTGACCCTGGCAGCAGGTTCACCGGATTTGCTCTAGTTCAAAATAACCAAGTTATTTGGGCAATGGAGTTAGAGCACAGGGGAGGACTAATCAAGAAAAAACTAGAGGCGAGAAGCGCTGTCAGACGTGGGAGACGTAATCGTCACACTCGCTACAGAAAGCCTAGATTCCTTAATCGTAGGCGTTCAGAGGGCTGGCTTGCTCCCAGCCTAAAGCATAGGGTGTTAACCATTGAAACATGGGTTAAACGGCTGATTAAATTTTGCCCAATCAATGAGATTTGGGTCGAAAGAGTTAAGTTTGACACCCAAAAAATGCAGAACCCTGAAATTAGTGGAGTAGCGTACCAGCAAGGTGAGCTAGCCGGGTATGAAGTCAGGGAATATTTACTTGAGAAGTGGGGCAGGGAATGCGCCTATTGCGGTAAGCAAAATGTTCCTTTACAGATTGAGCACATTCACCCAAAATCCAAAGGTGGAAGCGATTCGGCAAAGCCGACGCTACGCGAACGCGTCAGTAATCTTTGTCTGGCCTGCGAGAAGTGTAATCAACGAAAAGGAAATAAACCCATTGAGGAATTTCTGAAAAAGAAGCCAAGTTTACTTCAAAAAATAAAGTCAAAGGCTAAGCAGCCATTAAAGGATGCGGCAGCGGTCAATACCACCCGAAACAAACTGGTTAAAGTACTTCGATCTGTTAAGCCCGTAGTCACCGGAACAGGAGCGCAAACCAAGTACAATAGGACTAGATTAGGGTTCCCTAAACAGCATTGGATCGATGCGGCTTGTGTCGGGGATATTGAGATGTTGACATTGAAAACCTCTCAGCCACTATTGGTGACCTGCATTGGACCCGGAGGTAGACAAAAAGCAGCGCTCAACAAGTATGGCTACCCTGTCAGACATAATCCATTAAAGCCTATTAAGGGTTGGATAACTGGAGATATAGCTAAGCATCAAAAACTAGGAATAGGCAAAGTAACCCCTAGAACCAAAGGAAGTTTTGGATTCACCCCGTTAGGGATGAAGGGTTACAAGAGTTGCAAGCCTCAAGATATTTCAGCGATACACCGAAAAGATGGATATACTTACAGCTTTTGCGAACTTTTACCGGAATCTTCCAGGAAATGGTCGTCCTAG
- a CDS encoding peptidylprolyl isomerase, whose protein sequence is MSPAITITKDDILEEVKQSGKIPEIIEAITTRKLIAAAAAEAGIKVETEELQDAADKFRIVSQLGSAEETWAWLEKHGMTLDEFEAMVYNGAIYGKLANHLFADKVEAYFFENQLDYAGVVMYDVIIDDEDLAMELFYGIQEGEMSFYDVAHQYIQDIELRRSGGYQGVVTREQIKPEISAAVFAAKPPQVIKPIVTSKGVHLILVEEIIEAQLDDNLRSKILLNLFSEWTKQQVEQFEVTKNLDLDYQAA, encoded by the coding sequence ATGTCACCAGCTATCACGATTACCAAAGACGATATTCTTGAAGAAGTCAAGCAATCTGGTAAGATTCCTGAGATTATCGAAGCAATTACTACCCGCAAATTAATCGCAGCTGCTGCCGCTGAGGCGGGTATAAAAGTAGAGACTGAAGAGCTTCAAGACGCAGCAGATAAATTCAGGATAGTTAGCCAACTCGGGAGTGCTGAGGAAACTTGGGCATGGCTAGAAAAACATGGGATGACCTTAGATGAATTTGAAGCCATGGTATACAATGGCGCTATTTATGGAAAGTTAGCTAACCATTTATTTGCCGATAAAGTTGAAGCCTATTTCTTTGAAAATCAGCTAGATTATGCTGGTGTTGTGATGTATGATGTAATCATAGATGATGAAGATTTAGCGATGGAACTTTTTTATGGAATTCAAGAAGGAGAGATGAGTTTCTATGATGTTGCTCATCAGTATATCCAGGATATAGAATTACGTCGCTCCGGGGGATATCAAGGAGTAGTAACTCGTGAGCAGATCAAGCCGGAGATTTCTGCTGCTGTCTTTGCGGCTAAGCCACCGCAGGTTATCAAACCCATTGTGACCTCTAAGGGAGTACACTTGATTTTAGTGGAGGAGATTATTGAAGCACAATTGGATGATAACCTGCGCTCTAAAATCCTCTTAAATTTATTTTCTGAATGGACTAAGCAACAGGTTGAGCAATTTGAAGTTACCAAAAACCTTGACTTAGATTACCAAGCGGCCTAG
- a CDS encoding HlyD family efflux transporter periplasmic adaptor subunit encodes MPNTLNGHLNGHRPTQLQDTNHDQDTLNAPNLAKFTDDWSYATKELLDSLPQVWTRGLLYFIVVFVSIILPWSMLYKVDETGTARGRLEPKGKTVRLDAAVAGTVDEIKVKEGEKVEAGQNLVILKSGLVRTELQQVNDKLKGQLSRRSQLELLKNQLVVVLTTQQQQNQAQALEKQAQIDQARQTITDLRNSYNLQKEEKLAQVNQARQNLELSKTASKLLEIRLANAQREVQRYRKLWQQGVVPEIDVLDKDDVVQERRRLYEQTKSDIEQAKLRIMEEKSSYKRTIRQAQADIEQAKLRLKEQDRSYQSLIHSGKLSVLQIEEQLNNLETQITTLNSEIAQSKRQIDSLQLQLKQRVLEAPVSGMVFQLPIQRPGAVVQQGTMVAEIAPEDSSLIIRAQMATTESGSLKQGMPVKLKFDAYPFQEYGIIAGELVEISPTTSEVETPDGKVSAYNIEIALNQDCLPTGKECIGLRPGDTATAEVIIRQRRIIDFILDPFKKLQQGGLKL; translated from the coding sequence ATGCCCAATACATTGAATGGACACTTAAATGGACATCGTCCAACTCAGCTACAAGACACTAATCATGATCAAGATACTTTAAACGCACCAAACTTAGCTAAATTTACTGATGATTGGTCTTACGCTACTAAAGAATTACTCGATAGTTTGCCTCAGGTTTGGACAAGGGGATTACTGTACTTTATAGTAGTGTTTGTGTCGATTATTTTACCATGGTCGATGCTCTATAAAGTAGATGAAACCGGTACAGCTAGAGGACGACTTGAACCAAAGGGTAAAACTGTGAGGCTGGATGCTGCTGTAGCCGGTACGGTTGATGAAATTAAGGTTAAAGAGGGGGAAAAGGTTGAGGCTGGACAAAATTTAGTGATTTTGAAATCCGGGTTAGTTCGTACTGAATTGCAGCAAGTTAACGATAAATTAAAAGGGCAATTGAGTAGGCGATCGCAGTTAGAATTACTAAAAAATCAGTTAGTGGTAGTCTTGACAACTCAGCAGCAACAAAATCAAGCCCAAGCCTTGGAAAAGCAAGCTCAAATTGACCAAGCGCGACAGACTATAACTGATCTTAGGAATTCCTATAACTTACAAAAAGAAGAAAAATTAGCTCAAGTGAATCAGGCCAGGCAAAATCTTGAACTGAGTAAAACCGCCTCTAAGTTACTAGAAATTCGTTTAGCTAATGCCCAGCGAGAGGTGCAACGCTACCGTAAACTTTGGCAGCAAGGAGTTGTGCCAGAAATTGATGTTTTAGATAAGGATGATGTTGTACAAGAAAGACGACGATTGTATGAACAAACTAAGTCTGATATTGAACAGGCTAAGTTACGGATTATGGAAGAAAAAAGTAGTTATAAACGGACAATTCGTCAAGCACAAGCAGATATTGAACAAGCAAAATTACGATTAAAAGAACAGGATAGGAGTTATCAGAGTTTGATTCATTCCGGTAAGTTATCAGTACTTCAAATAGAAGAACAACTGAATAATCTAGAGACTCAAATTACTACCCTAAATTCAGAAATTGCTCAGAGTAAGCGTCAGATTGACTCGTTACAGCTTCAGTTAAAGCAACGAGTCTTAGAGGCACCGGTAAGTGGAATGGTATTTCAGTTACCGATTCAAAGACCTGGTGCTGTAGTGCAGCAGGGAACTATGGTAGCAGAAATTGCCCCAGAGGATTCATCATTAATTATTCGAGCCCAGATGGCAACTACTGAAAGTGGTTCTTTAAAGCAAGGAATGCCAGTCAAACTGAAGTTTGATGCCTATCCCTTTCAAGAGTATGGGATTATAGCAGGAGAATTAGTGGAAATTTCTCCAACTACCTCTGAGGTGGAAACGCCGGATGGAAAGGTATCAGCTTATAACATAGAAATTGCTTTAAATCAAGATTGTCTTCCCACAGGTAAGGAGTGTATTGGGTTGCGTCCTGGAGATACAGCAACCGCTGAGGTGATTATACGCCAGCGTCGGATTATTGATTTTATTCTCGATCCGTTTAAGAAGTTGCAGCAAGGAGGTTTGAAACTATAG